The genomic window TACTGCAAGCATTCTTACACTAGTTATTATTGATGGGAAAGCCTCAGAAATATACTGGTTATTTTGCCCTACATACATAAAAAGGAATGAAAATTAGTAAGTTACTACTGTGATTTGGTATCTTTGAACCATGATAGTCCAGAAGTTGTTTTGGACAATCCTGAGGGAATCAAAGTGGTACTTTAAGTTTAATATCCCATCGACAAAAACTAAACATCGGATCATTGGTTTTACTGGATTGTTTCTTTCTTCATACAGAACAATAATTCAATACTGAATAATTATCTTTTAGAACAATACATGTAGTAGAAATAGTGGTTACAACAGTCTGAATCCTACACAATACACATAGAGATAGAACGTAATCTGGAAAACAACTTAGATGCATGCAAAGTGTATCAGAAGAGACACGCTTAGAATTCTATGCATTGACTACCTCATAATTTGGAGCTTCTACTGGATTGTAACAACTTTTGATGGGATAAACCGGTTGGACAATTGGATTTAGAACAATTAGAAGGCGTTCGATGATCTTAGGACCAGGGTTGCAAAACAATCCTCTAAAGTTTATGTATAAAAATCCAGGTCGTAGTTATTGATGGTGTATCCTTTCTACCTGGAAGCAACGGCTCATACAGTATTCCAGTGATTAGACAATTGTACGGAGTATGTTCCAGTGATTggagaattgtatagattgattgtGTATGTTAGATACGGAAATTAAATAAGGAATCCGTTTTAGACAGAGAAAGGTTAGAGGTTAGCTATTTCCGGGCCATGACATAATCTATGCCGTCCAGTCTAGAATTGATCTCAGCCGTCTTTTTTCCATCGTAGACACCACCTCTCCTTAGAACATTGATTAGTTAATAAAATGGGAGAAGGTGGTGCTAGAAAGTATGGATTTTCTTTATGAGCACCTTTCTTTTTCTAACTTGATTATAGTTCAAATGTAGTTTTTCATTAGACTTTGATTTTATTGATGTAGGTGATCTACCTGTCATAATATCATGTGCAAGTCTGGCCCTAGCAGATGCGGGGATTATGATGTATGACCTTGTGACATCAGTTTCTGTGGTATGTACCTGCATATATCTTTCTTGAGGTGCTTTAGAAACTCTAAAGTACTTTTAAGTTTATGTTTTCTGAGAGGTTCTTGGTCCCTCATATCTGTTCACTCTTATGAATCTCTTTTCATTTTTACTTGGCTTTTGGGCGTTGCAGTCTTGCCTTGGGTCAAACCTTGTTATAGATCCTATAACAGAAGAAGAAAGTTGCGAAGATGGAAGTCTTCTGATAACGACAATGCCTTCGCGCAATGAGGTCACTCAGCTAAACATTAACGGAGAATGGTCGACTCCAAAGATCCACGAGGTATGAAACTTTTACCCAAAGTTTTTTTTGCACATCTACATGTTTATATAAGAATGCTAAGGACTTCTCTGTCCGTTGAAATGGTTATGAAATGTTCAGCCAATGATCACATATTCATGTGCGTAGATGACTGGTATGTTATGAATCAGATCTTAAAATAGATGtgaaaactgtgtgtgtttaaaaATGATGTCAAATGCTTAATGATCTCTCTACTAGTTAATTTACACCGTATGAGCATCAAATATGTAGAGTTAGTCATGGGAACTGTTCATAGGGTAGGGAGTAAAAGCGGTGGGAACTTTCTCGACGCCAAAATACTCGATCTCAGCAACTTAAAAGCCTGAATAGCTAATGCAAAACTTTGAAAAGCGAAATTTCAAACGACAAATTAGTATAACTTATCAGCATGATTCTGCTAACTCTGTTAAATTCCAACTGCGATGTACAAGCCTGAATTGCTAATGCAAAACTTTGAAAAGCGAAGACTCGAACTACTTATCAGCAAGATTCTGCTAATTCTTTGTGAAATTCCACCTTTTCTATAAAATTTCTTGGTTgttttatgataaaattgtttatgAGCAGGCAATGGAGCTCTGTCTCACTGCGTGTTCCAAGCTTGGGGAATTAATGAGATCATATCTAACCGAACCGGAACCTGAACCTGCTTCTGCGTCAGAGGAATAGAAATGTTGCTTCATCACTGTCACTCGTCAACTGGTCAACTATGTTCAATCACATGTTCTTCATCACATTTTTTACTCCGACTGAGGATGTAATTGGCTTGACATTCCCACTGAATGCGGAAGGAAGTGCCAGGATTTGTATAGTGTTTGCGATATTTATTCCCAACCTTCAGTACAATGACTAGTAGTCTTGTACCATCCGTCTTTCAGACCAATTTTTGGGTTCAATTTTGTTTGAGTTGTATCACCAGATTGGAACTGGTTCCAGTTATCTTCAGCTTTTATGTCTCAACTTGGAACCAGAATGTGTATGTAGTGTTATTGGAATTTGGAGTTATGTCTACTTGCCTcactaaaaccctaaaacctGTGAGAATATTAGGGCATCTCAATTTGGGACATGGGCCTTTAATAGATATTTTGGAGGCCTATCcattgacaaaaagaaaaaaagatcaaGATTTTCAGATTTTATGTGGGCCCCACATTTAGGTGTAAAGGAGGTGTAAGACAAAGTAAAATTCTTTCTATAAGATAGAATTTCCCATTAGGTTTCTTATCACTAACAAATTTTGCTtcagatttttctttctttgctgCAAAAACCTTATCTTTGCAATGGCTTCATCTTCTTTAGTACTTCCATCTATATCTGCTAAATGCATTTTccattcacaaaccctaaaaccaTCACTCTCTTTCCACTCAGTTTCACTAAAGCTTTCAAGCAAACCCATTTCTATTACTTCTTCATTTCTCTCTGAGAAAGTAGCATTTAGAAGCTCTCGTTTTGTTGTACCTAAAGTTGCAGTTACTTCAGAATTTGGCCAAGAAGAAGATGTTTCAAGTGGTGATGAAGGTGCTGTTGAGCAGAATTTCTCTCAGGATTTGAGACTTTTTGTTGGTAACCTTCCTTTTAATGTTGATAGTGCTGAAGTTGCTGAATTGTTTGAGAGAGCTGGAAATGTTCAGATGGTTGAGGTGGGTTTTCTCTTAAAATTCAATTCACCTTTTTACTTATttattttattgaagttttttgTGTTTTGAATTTTTAGATAAGGTTTGGGGTTTTTAAGGGTTTAAGTATGAATACTGTTtgggtaatttttatttttatttttaaatcttatcCTCATTTTGTGGGCTCTTTTCTTATATTTTGATTATCTTGAATGAATTCTTACGACCAGGTAATCTATGACAAGCTAACTGGAAGAAGCAGAGGGTTTGGGTTTGTTACCATGTCTTCTGTTGAGGAAGTTCAAGCTGCAGCACAGCAGTTCAATGGCTATGTAAGCTCTCTCTCACTGCATAATTCTGAGTTGTATGCTATCTTTTGTCTAATGTCTGCAAGTTGATTGTAATCGTTGTATTTGTAAGTGGTATTCTTAACACTGTTTGATAAATTGTGAACGGATTAGatagattttgttgttgttgaagttatTTGGTTTCTAAAATGAGAAATTTATGATGACAGGAAATTGGGGGTAGAGCTATTAGAGTGAACTATGGACCACCTCCACCTAAGGAAGATTTTCAGTCGAGAGGACCTCGAGGTGGTGGAGGCGGTGGTTCTGATTCATCTAAAAGGTTATACGTGGGTAACCTTTCATGGAATGTTGATGATCAGGCACTTGAGAGTTTGTTCAGTGAACAAGGAAAAGTATTGGAGGCCAGAGTTGTGTATGACAGGGAGACTGGTAGGTCAAGGGGTTTCGGGTTTGTCACTTACGGCTCAACCGAGGATCTCGACAACGCACTTTCATCCTTAAATGGCGCTGTAAGTCTTATATAAGAATCTCTTACACTCTCTTGTTTCTTATTATTGTAGTTGTTCTAGTTATTGTTCGAGATTTGCTAAGTTGATGGTAGATGATTGCATAAAGTTTAAGTAGAGCTTTTGAATTGTTTTGCCCCCATGTTTCCTATTGCCTATAGTTTAGTTATTCACCCGTATGTTGTAGTATTCACTGGTGTTGTGCATATAAGACTTTCGCAGCTACTTATCATTTTAAATATAAGAATGTAATTATCTGCATTTTCTTACGTAGGCAAGTTACACCAACGTAACTATAGGAATCCCATAACAGGCTTCCTTATCACCTCTGGTGGTGTGTGTCACTAAAGCCACAATCTGTTGAGCCTGATATTTATGCACTGTTTCTTTGTTTCACTTCTCATATAAGCCACTGTAGAATTTTATGGGAGTAGTATTTAGTTTGTGTGCTATAGGCCATAGCTTCATGTCCTCATGTTATGTTCTTACCTTACATCTTTTTGTGTACAATTACAGGACTTGGATGGCAGAAATATTCGAGTATCTGTTGCTGAAGAGAGGCCAAGGCGCTTTTGAGCACACCAGATTTCCACATTCTCCATCAAAAAAATGCCTTTTGGTATAGTTCTGAAACCTTGCTTTTCTTAATAGCTTACTTATATATCAAATAGGCGCGCGAGCAACCGAGATGTGGCTTTGATGCCCTAATCTTCAGAACCACGTTCTTTTTGTGCTACAAGTGCCTCTCTTAGCACTAACCATTTTCACCAATGTGCTCTTCTGGTGGCTTCAAGATGTATCAAAAGAGGACTGTTATAGAGCTCCGAACTATTTTGATGTAACAACTGAATAACAAATTTTGATCCTTTCCCTCCTCTCTGGTTATATGTATCTTGTATTATTTCATTTTGCATGCGATCCAAAATGTTTTCTTATGAGATTTGTTAGCAGTTCCAACCTATTCCTTTTCAAGAGAGTGTTTGCGTTGCTTGTGAATACACTTCCGAGTGGGCTATTGATTTTGTAATTGGAAGCTGCCAATTTCAACTGTTTAAGCCCATTCAGCTGTATCCGCAAGCCGAACACCCTACACCTGCAAAGATCTGAGTCTTTGAAGTTGTTGCATTTGGCCCTGTAGTGTAGACCGTGAGGCATGTTTCAGCTAGACAATCAGCCTGGGTCCATGAATGATATTCTTAACCATGTTGCTTTGAGGTGAAAAGTTACCATGAGATTTCAACTGAAGCCAGGTACAATAAAACAGACTGATATATGCAACAGCTATGATGCTGCTCTCTGAATCGAGTACAATGTCATG from Papaver somniferum cultivar HN1 unplaced genomic scaffold, ASM357369v1 unplaced-scaffold_19, whole genome shotgun sequence includes these protein-coding regions:
- the LOC113338735 gene encoding RNA-binding protein CP29B, chloroplastic-like, whose product is MASSSLVLPSISAKCIFHSQTLKPSLSFHSVSLKLSSKPISITSSFLSEKVAFRSSRFVVPKVAVTSEFGQEEDVSSGDEGAVEQNFSQDLRLFVGNLPFNVDSAEVAELFERAGNVQMVEVIYDKLTGRSRGFGFVTMSSVEEVQAAAQQFNGYEIGGRAIRVNYGPPPPKEDFQSRGPRGGGGGGSDSSKRLYVGNLSWNVDDQALESLFSEQGKVLEARVVYDRETGRSRGFGFVTYGSTEDLDNALSSLNGADLDGRNIRVSVAEERPRRF